CTGATCTCTGGCGTAGTCCATTACCTGAACAGTTAACCTGGTATATCGTGGAAAAGCCATCCCGATAAAAACATCCTTGGGGCCCAGATCTCTCAACTGATCCCACATCTCTCCGGTACCCGGTACGAGGAGTATAACTTCCCTGCCCAGAAACCTTAAGGCGCTGGCCATGAAATTACCCAGACAGTGGGTGGAGCGCAGGGCAATGATAAAAATCCTCTTTGCCGAAGCCATCTCTTCCACAAACATTCCAAAGATCTCCGGATCGGTCTCCTCCAGGGTAGTCCTGAGGTTGTTCAGATCCTTAGACAGCACGGAAGCAAGAACATCGCCCACCAATTCCGCACGCTCCACCGTCTCCCCCAGGCGGTCCACGGTAGTGATTTTGGGCTGGATATACTCTCTCAACCTTCTTTTCAGATGTGGAAAGCCTGAATAACCCAGGGCCTGGGCAAGGCGTACGATTGATGTATCGCTGATATTGAGCTTCCGGGCCAGATCGGTAGCCGTGAGAAAAACTGCCTTCTCCGGCTGTTTGAGAATAAAATCCAGCACCTTCCGCTGTGTCGGCGTCAGTTCGGGAGGTCTCCCCCTGACGATCTGATCGATTTTCAACATCATCCACCCCGCATTTGCAGAATAACCTGCATAATAGCAAGCTATGGCAAGATTTTCAACAGGGGGATAAAAAAATCAGGGGCTCAGGTGAGCCCCTGATCGGTACCATCTTTTTAGGGGGATTCCTCTTCCAGCATTTTCTTTAACTTTTCGGCCAAACCACGTACATCGGCCTCGATCCTGTTAGTCAGCTCTTCCAGGACATTATCGATCTCGCCGCCCTTTTTCCTGAACTGGATCATGAACTGCTCAACCTCATCCAGATAAGCGGTTAAAGATTCCACCTTCTCCGCCAGGTCACCCACTGCCCATTTGGAATCAGCAAAGTCCTTGCGGAGGGTATCGATCTCTGCCTGAAGGGCCTGGAGCTTATCACTCTTTTCGGACACTGCCTTCTTGTCCTGCTTCACCTGGGCATTTTCCAGCGTAGCGAGCCTGGACGCGTTGTCATCAATGCGGCGATTCACCGAATCCATGTCAACCGATGTAGCACACCCGACTGTGAAAGCCAGCAGAGCAATAAAGCCCAGGTGAGGAAAGAAGTTCCTCATTTCCGGCAGCCTTTACTGGAGGCGGAAATGGGCTCGCCTGTTCTGTTTCCAGGCACCCTCGTTGTGCCCCGAAGCGAAGGGCTTTTCCTCACCGTAACTGATCGTCTTGATTTTGGCAGCTGAGATACCAAGCGAAACGAGGTAGTTCTTGACCGAGTTGGCACGGCGCTCACCCAACCCCAGGTTGTACTCGTTGGTGCCTCTCTCGTCACAATGTCCCTCGACAACGATCCTGACTCCCGATGCCGCCTTGAGGAGCTTGGCGTTATTGGCCAACCTGTCTCTGGACTCGGCAGTCAGGTCCGACTTGTCGTAGTCGAAGAACACATCACCCAGATCCGAAACGTTAAAGGCTGCTGGTGCAGGTGCAGGTGCCGGGGCAGGTGCAGGAGCGGGCGCAGGAGCAGGAGCAGGTTTATACTCCTCTACCGGTGCGGGTGCGGGTGCAGGCTCAGGCATAGGCGCCGGTGCCGGTGCCACTGCCTGATCCATGGGACCCGGCTCTGCCGGCTTCTTGGAGCAGTTTACCAAAACGAAACTAAACAGGAGCACTACTGCCAACGTAACGAGAACACTCTTCCTTCTTAAAATCACTATCCACCTCCTGGAAACTGTTTTCAATTATGAAACCTTAACACCCGTCTCATATAGGACGGTAACTGATTTCACCAAAGTTCTGATTAATACCCCACCACCTTAAGGATATTTCAAATTTATACAGCATTATTACGTTCATTGTAAAGGGAGCAGTTGTCAGTTTTTGATTATTGGTCTTTAATTCTTAATGCTCATTTCCCTGGTCTGGGCCTGCTGAAGGCTCAATTCTCCCTTCACTTATTGGACCAGGCCGGCTGATTTTTGTCCCCTGTCCCAGACGTGATGCGCCATTCCCTGCGTCCGTCCTTATCGACTATATATATCTGATAGGTTCCGGTTCTGTTGGAGGAAAAGCAGACATAACGTCCATCGGAACTCCACGAAGGATCCTCGTTGTTGCCCGCCTCACCTACCAGTTGCCTTGATTCATAGGTCTCCGGGTTGATTATGGCAATACCGAACTCCCCCCCAATCCTGTTGGTATAGGCAATGAAATCCCCGGCAGGCGACCAGGCGGGTGATGTGTTGTAGCTGCCCTCGAGAGTAACCCTGCTCACCCCGGAGCCATCAACGTTCATTATAAAGATCTGGGGTGTGCCGTACCGGTCTGATACGAAGGCTATCCTTTTCCCATCCGGCGACCAGGTCGGTGAGGCTTCAACGCTCTTGAGCCATGTGATCCGGGAGAGGTTTTTACCCTGATCATCTGTAATGTAAATATCGGAATTCCCATCCACGTTCTTCATGAACGCCAACTGTCGACCATCGGGAGAAAATTCGGCACCAACATCAACACCCATGCCGCCCGTGAGTTTGTCTTCACCACCCCGAAGCCTGAGAGAGTAAAGGTTTGGTTCTCCATGCTTATAGGAAGTATAGATCAACCCGTTGCCGTCGGGCCACCACTCCGGCGAAAGGTTGATAGC
Above is a genomic segment from bacterium containing:
- a CDS encoding MurR/RpiR family transcriptional regulator, yielding MMLKIDQIVRGRPPELTPTQRKVLDFILKQPEKAVFLTATDLARKLNISDTSIVRLAQALGYSGFPHLKRRLREYIQPKITTVDRLGETVERAELVGDVLASVLSKDLNNLRTTLEETDPEIFGMFVEEMASAKRIFIIALRSTHCLGNFMASALRFLGREVILLVPGTGEMWDQLRDLGPKDVFIGMAFPRYTRLTVQVMDYARDQGARVLAITDGELSPLNRSAHFSLYVPYEIESYIESFTSALSLVNALVTALAFQSRADTLQILSEMESVWEREGVYWRD
- the pal gene encoding peptidoglycan-associated lipoprotein Pal, with translation MILRRKSVLVTLAVVLLFSFVLVNCSKKPAEPGPMDQAVAPAPAPMPEPAPAPAPVEEYKPAPAPAPAPAPAPAPAPAPAAFNVSDLGDVFFDYDKSDLTAESRDRLANNAKLLKAASGVRIVVEGHCDERGTNEYNLGLGERRANSVKNYLVSLGISAAKIKTISYGEEKPFASGHNEGAWKQNRRAHFRLQ
- the tolB gene encoding Tol-Pal system beta propeller repeat protein TolB, which encodes MMTQLMKRLFPRLMFLVLLFPVLLHIFLPGYVQAKIYLDINAPEARRLPVAVQSPVPMEGSEPIPLIAREVREVIAGDLDFSGVFRVLDPVLYMEDLGTAGITADTFLFDDWELINAEALVKVGYLLRPDGDVELEFHLFDVFQRKEVTAKRWKGSPAQLRNMTHMFSNEIMRQVTGEEGLFLTRMIFVQANGKSKEIYSMDYDGAQVKRLTRNGAINLSPEWWPDGNGLIYTSYKHGEPNLYSLRLRGGEDKLTGGMGVDVGAEFSPDGRQLAFMKNVDGNSDIYITDDQGKNLSRITWLKSVEASPTWSPDGKRIAFVSDRYGTPQIFIMNVDGSGVSRVTLEGSYNTSPAWSPAGDFIAYTNRIGGEFGIAIINPETYESRQLVGEAGNNEDPSWSSDGRYVCFSSNRTGTYQIYIVDKDGRREWRITSGTGDKNQPAWSNK